Proteins encoded within one genomic window of Lysinibacillus sphaericus:
- a CDS encoding transporter substrate-binding domain-containing protein: MRKLTFYLTCVLMLLLTACSSTEKSQIDSSKDAKAQGKNNVQTILVGTGTQFPNICFLDDKGNLTGYDVELVRAIDKKLPEYNFEFKTMEFSNLLLSLETGKIDLIAHQMEVNSEREEKFLFNKEPYNVFPLQVTVNADNNDIQSIADLTGKNVSVSPTSNSAVFIEKYNKEHNLGANIVYSSGSVDVNNQLATGRLDAIITTPFAVKYYNESNEAQQKVVGDALLNSKVYFLLNKDEVPLQERIDEAIRELKTEGVISELSKKWLGDDYTVDF, from the coding sequence ATGAGGAAATTAACGTTTTATTTAACATGTGTACTTATGTTATTGTTAACGGCTTGCTCAAGTACAGAAAAATCACAAATAGATAGTAGTAAAGATGCGAAAGCACAAGGTAAAAATAACGTTCAAACAATACTGGTTGGAACAGGTACGCAATTTCCTAATATTTGCTTCCTTGATGATAAGGGGAATTTAACAGGCTACGATGTTGAGCTTGTAAGAGCGATTGATAAAAAGCTACCGGAGTATAATTTTGAATTTAAAACAATGGAATTTTCAAACTTATTACTAAGTTTAGAAACAGGGAAAATTGATTTAATCGCACATCAGATGGAGGTCAATAGTGAACGGGAGGAAAAATTTCTATTTAACAAGGAGCCATATAATGTATTTCCATTACAAGTAACGGTCAATGCGGACAATAATGACATCCAATCGATTGCGGATTTAACAGGCAAAAATGTAAGTGTGTCGCCAACGAGCAACTCTGCTGTTTTTATTGAAAAATATAATAAAGAGCATAATTTAGGGGCAAATATTGTGTATTCCTCTGGATCAGTGGATGTTAATAATCAACTTGCGACAGGCCGTCTTGATGCAATTATTACAACACCATTTGCAGTGAAGTACTATAACGAAAGCAATGAAGCTCAACAAAAAGTAGTGGGTGACGCACTATTAAACTCGAAAGTTTACTTTTTACTAAACAAAGATGAAGTACCTTTACAGGAGCGTATTGATGAGGCGATTAGAGAGCTTAAAACAGAAGGCGTAATTAGCGAGCTCAGTAAAAAGTGGTTAGGTGATGACTATACTGTAGATTTCTAA
- a CDS encoding glutaredoxin family protein: MAKKIDVVVWSKQGCSYCDEVKAYLQGQGIAYRTVDVTHNDAFRDILDTKYGVRYVPVVEIGSSEDGVYKAVTELGLEHIKTALAIHLPSQV; this comes from the coding sequence ATGGCAAAAAAAATCGATGTAGTTGTATGGTCAAAGCAAGGTTGTAGCTATTGTGATGAAGTTAAAGCCTATTTACAAGGGCAAGGAATTGCTTATAGAACAGTTGATGTTACACATAACGATGCTTTTCGTGACATTCTTGATACAAAGTATGGCGTACGCTATGTGCCAGTAGTAGAAATTGGTTCAAGTGAGGATGGGGTGTACAAAGCCGTTACAGAACTTGGACTTGAACATATTAAGACAGCACTTGCTATTCATTTACCATCGCAAGTTTAG